DNA from Acidobacteriota bacterium:
AGGAGTGCTTCGGCGCCGTCCCCCGCGAGAGCTTCTCGCTCCATCGAGCCGCGGTCGGCGCCCACCGCGGCATGGTCTACGTGAATCCGGATCCGGATCCGCCCGAGCCCTTCGACCAGTGGATCGCGGGGCTCGACGAGCACGCCTGGCCGCATGACCTGGGCGACGGCACGTTGAGCTACGCCGGCGACGTGCGCTACGAGATGCACTGCAACTGGAAGGTCTTCTACGAGAACGCGATCGACGGCTACCACCTCGGCTACCTGCACAACAAGACCCTGGGCGCCGCCTACCCGGACCGGAACATCTGGCATCCAGTGGGCCGCCACACGGTCTGGTACTCGATCGAACGGGAAGGCGATCCGCAGTCAACCACCGTGCTGTCGGCGGAGATGGCGGACGCCGCCGGCGCCACCCGCCTCCCGGGCCACGAGGAGAGCTTCTATCCGGGCGTGGTCATGCTCTTCCCGCTGACCATCCTGTCGCCGAGCCCCTGGGGCTTCCATGTCTCGTTGCTGGAACCGAAGACCCCGGACCTCACGACCATGTGGACGCAGAGCTGGACGACCTACGGATCCGCCTCACGCGACGAAGCGGGCGAGGCGCCCACGCTGATCAGCCTGGCCAACCAGGAGGGACACCCGATGGAGTCGGGCAACTTCCAGCTCGAGGACATGTGGATCTGCGAGATGATCCAGCGCAACCTCCGCTCCCCGAAGTTCAAGGTCGGGCGGCTGGCCGCCGGCTTCGGGGCCGAATCGCCCATCATGCACTTCCAGCAGAGCGTGCTCGACTACCTGAACGGCGACTCCGGCGGGAGCGGCGCCTGATGGAGTTCGTCATCCTCGCCATCCCCTACATGCGGCGCCTGGGCGAACAGGTGGGCCGCGCGGGATCGGACCCGAACCGGTTCCAGGCGCTGATGGCGAATCTCAGGACTCAGATGACCTTCGCCGAGTCCGTCGGCTACACGGGCTTCTGCATGACCGAGCAGCACCTGCAGGTGGAAGGGATCGAGACGACGACGAATCCGCTGTTCTGGGACTACTTCGTCGCCCAGCACACGGAGCGGATGCGCGTCGGCCAGCTCGGCATGAATCTCACCGCCGTCAACCCGATTCAGCTGGCGGAGAACCTGGCGATGCTCGACCACTTCACCGGCGGCCGCATGTTCGCAGGCTTCACCCGGGGCAACACTCCCCGCTGGACGGGCACCTTCGGCCAGCACATCGGGGTCACGGCGACGCACTCCGACAAGTCCGAGGTGGACCAGCGCAACCGCCGCGCGTTCGAGGAGAACTGGCGACTCGTGAAGGCGCTCTGGACCCAGGAGGTGGTGAGCATCTCGGGCGAGTTCTGGCAGGCGCCGCCGGCGATGGACTGGGCCTTCGCGCCCACGAGCGAATGGTCGCCCGGTTCGGTCACCAGTGACGGCACGCTGAAGGAAATCGGGATCGTTCCCCGTCCGCTGCAGAACCCCCACCCGCCGGTCTACGCACCGTTCAGCTACAGCATGGGGACCGCGAAGTTCTGGGCCCGCGAGGGCGGCAAGATGATGGGCATGTTCAACGAATCGAAGGAGGAGTTCATCCCCCTGACCCTGGACGTCTGCCTCGAGGAAGCCCTCCAGCACGGACGGATCATCGGCCCCAACGACATGCTCGCGCTGGGCGGACACCTGATCATGGGACGAGATCCCGCCGAGACGAAGAAGCTCTACGAGGGCTTCGAGTGGCTGTTCAACTTCGCCTACAACGCCCCTCCCTACCACGTACCGATGGGCCGGATGTGGATGGGGTCGCGCCAGCAGGTGCTCGACCACGTGGGGCGGCTGAACGAGACCTTCGGCATCGACGAGTTCTTCCTGTGGCACCACGTCGGCTGGTTCGAGCAGGACGAGGAGCTGGCGATGCTCCACGAGTTCGCGGAGGGAGTCATCGGCCCCCTTTCCTCGTGAACCGCCGCGGCGCTCAGAGTTCGGCCGCGACCGGCGAACCGTCGTTCAGACTGTCGCTCGGGTAGACGACGACCTGCTCGCCCGGTTCGAGGCCGCCGAGAACCTGAGCTTCCTGCGCGTTCCGCTCACCCACTTCGATCTCCCGAAGGGCCGCGCGGCCTCCTTCGACCGCGAACACCGCCCAGTTCTCGTCGCGCCGGAAGAGCGCACCCGTCGGCGCCTTCACTTCGTCGTCGCTCTCCCACACGACGACCCGCGTCTCGACGCGGAATCCGTCGCCCAGGCCCGCCCAGTCGCCCGGCGGATCGACAATGTCGATGACCACGTTGACCCGCTGCTCTTCGACGCCGAGCGCCGAGATCTTCGTGAAGCCCGAGGGTTCCACCCGCCGCAACCTGCCCAGCAACGGGCGGTCGCCGCCCCAGCGGTCGATCAGCACGCGCTGGCCCGACCGCATCCGGACGGCGTCCTTCGACAGATAGTCCGTGACTACCTCGATCTGCGCCGGATCGCCGACTTCGAGCAAGGCTTCGCCGGCCGGCACGATGGACTCGCTTTCGCGCACGCGACGGAGCACGACGCCCGAAACGGGCGACACGATCCGGATCGTCGCCCCATTCAGGTCGTCCGCGCTCTCGGCGCTGAACTGCAGCAGACGGACCCGCGCCGCCTGCAACTCGCTGCGGGCCGTGCGCACCGCGTACTCCGCCGCTTCCAGCGCTTCCTGCCGGGTGTCGAGGTCGAGCTGGGCGCTTTCCATCGTCTCGACCGAAACGATTCCCTCCTGGCTGAGCCGCAGGTAGCGCCCCGCCTCCGAGCGCGAGTAGACGAGTTCAGCCGCCGCGCGCTCGTAGTGCGCCTCGGCCTGACCGAGCGCGGCGGTCGCGGTCTGCACCACCGCCTCCGCCTCGGCTCGGCTACGGGCGTCGAGGAGCACCGGGGCCGAGGGCAGGAAGACCGCGAGCACCGTCTCGCCCGCCAGCACGGCGTCGCCGGGCTCGAGTTCGATCCGCAGCACGCGGCCGGCGAGCGGCGCGGAAATGACGAAGCGATCACGGACCCTCGTCTCGCCTTCGTCATCGACGGTCACCTCGAGAGGCCCTCGCGTCACCTCGGCCACTTCCGCCGGTACCGGTTGCGGACGGGTGCCGAGAACCACGGCGGCCACGACCACGACCAGCCCCACGCCCCACAACACCCACCGCCGCGTCTTCATCGGTTCCTTCTTCCTACTCGCGGGTCTTGAGTACCGCGACGAGATCGAGGTCATGGAGCTTACGCCGCACCGTCCAGGCCGAGATGGCCATCGACCCGAGAACGGTCGCGGCGGAAACCAGGAACGTGCTCGGCTCGACCACCACCGGCAGCCGAAACAGCTCGCTCTCGAAGACGCTCATCACGCCGGTGATCATGGCGAAGCCGAGGAGCAGACCAAGCGGAATCGAGGCCAGAGTGAGAATCCCGAGTTCGCCCAGCAAGATCGAGGAGATCTCGCCGCGAGTGAAGCCGATCACACGCAGGCTGGCGAGTTCGCGGCTGGTCTCGGACAGCGAGATCCGGGCCGTGTTGTAGATCACCCCGAAGGCGATGATCACCGCGAAGAGCAGGTTGACGTTCATCATCATGGCCATGTTGTCGAGCATGTAGGTCCGGATGCTCTGGAGCGCGGCACTGCGCAGCGTCGCCCCCGCCACCGCCGGCATCGCCTTCAGCAGACCGTACAGCCGTTCCTCGGCCAGCGTGTCGATCTTGAGCATCGCCCCGGTGATCGTGTCGTCGCGCCGCACCAGCCGACGGAGCGACTCCTGCTCCATGTACGCCGTCACGCCGAGCAGGTCGTCGACGGTGTCGGTCAGCACGACCTCGCGCACCGGCCTGGAGTCCTCCATGATCTCGACCACCAGCGTGTCCCCCGGCTCGACCCGCAGTTGCTCCGCCAGCAACGTGGACAGGACGAGACCCGGCCGGTCGAGCCGGATGGCGCGGTAGTCGAGATCGACCACGCGCCGCAACCTGGCGTCGGGCGCCAGCGCCTGGATCGCGGTCTGCTTCTGCAGGTGGCCGTTGCGCAATCGCGCCGCAACGCCGTTCGTCGGCTCCACCTGCAGCACCCCGGAGAGAGCCGCGAGTTCGTGCACCGCCCTCCGTTCGACCGGTTCGAAGAAGCTCACCGACAGGTCCTGGCGCTGGACGATGTTGAACTGCACTTCGAGAAGTTCGTCCATCGAGTCGATCATCGACCAACCCACGACCATGATCGCGCCGGCGAAGGCGATGCCGACGATCGACAGGCCGGCGCGTACCGGGCGCCGCGACAGGTTGCGGAGCACCATCCGCGCCGGTTGCGACAACCATCGCCGGGCGCCCAACCGTTCGAATAGGGACACCCGGAAAGTCTCGGGCGCCGCCGGGCGCATCGCTTCGGCGGGCGGCAGCGACACGACGCTGCGCACGGCGCCCAACGCCCCTACTGCCGCCGCGGCAAGGCTCACTCCGACGGCGATCAGAATGCTCGACGCCGACACGTTGTAGATCAGGAGCGGAAAGCGGAAGTACTCCATGTAGATGCCGAGCATCCCCCTGGCCAGGAACAGGCCGGCGACGATCCCGAGCAGGGCGCCGAGGGCCACCACGACGACGGCCCACTGCACGTAGTGGACGCCGAGCCGGAGGTTCGAGTAACCGAGAGCCTTGAGCGCCGCGATCTGCTCGCGCTGCACCGCGACCGTGCGCCGCAGAACCACGTTGAGCAGGAACGTGGCCACGGCCAGGAAGATCAGAGGTATGAGGAGTCCCATGTTCTCAAGCTGGGACAACTCGTTCTGGAGGTACCAGTTGGACGTCTGATCCGCACGCGAAATCGCGCCCAGACCGCCGTACGGATCGAGAATCGCGTCCAGTTCGACGATCGCGGCGCGTTCGAGGCTGGGCGAGCGGTCAGCCAGCGTCAGGGCGACGTCGTTGAACCCGCCCTCCATCTCGAACGCGGTGGCCAGGTGCCGCCGGGACATCCAGAGAAAGCCGAAGTGCTCCGGATCCGGGACCAGTTCTCCCGGGCCGATGCCGTAGACGTACTCCGGGCTGAGCGCGACACCGACGATTTCCAGCGGCTGGCGACGACCGTTGATGACCGCGAACAGGCGATCACCCAGATCGAGGCCGTGGGCCTCGGCGAAACGCTCGCCAACCAGGGCCTCCTCCGCCCGGTCCGGGTCCAGGAATCGCCCGCGGCGCAGAGCGACGTCGTTGAGCGCCGGCCGGCCGCGATCCGGCAGGGAGATCAGGCGTCCGTTGATCGGATCGGAGACTCCGGCCACGTCCAGCGAGACGCTCACGACCACCCGAGTCTGGACCTGCTTGACTCCCGGGATCGCCGCGATACGCTCTTCGACCCAGTTGGGGACGCGCTTGGCGCCGGCGAACACGTCGGCGAAGGCGTAGCGGGTGTAGTAGGCGTCGCGGGTCGTCAGGAGCGAGCCGAACACCCCCTGGGCCATGACCAGCAACGCGATACCCGACGAGACGACCAGGGCGATCGCCAGCACCTGGGACCGCACGTTCCAAAGGTCGCGCAGCAATTTGCGGTCGAGTGCTCTCATCGTCCTACCACTCGATCGTGGCAGCCGGTTGCTTGGTCGCGTTGCGGACGTCGCTCGTGATCAGGCCGTCTGCAAGCGAGATTACTCGATCCGCCATCGCGGAGATCGCCGCGTTGTGGGTGATCACCGCGGTCGTCGTGCCCAGTTCGGAGTTCACCCTCTCGAGCGCCCCCAGGACCGCGATGCCGGTGCTGATGTCGAGAGCTCCCGTCGGTTCGTCGCAGAGCAGCACGTCCGGACGCTTGGCGATGGCCCGGGCGATCGCGACGCGCTGCTGTTCGCCGCCCGACATCTGCGACGGGAAGTGGTCGAGGCGGTACTTGAGGCCGACCAGCGCCAGGGCCTCCTCCGGTGCGATCGGATCGCCGGCGATCTCGGTCACGAGAGCGACGTTCTCGCGCGCGGTCAGCGAGGGAATCAGGTTGTAGAACTGGAACACGAAACCGACGTGGCGGCGCCGGTAGCGGGTCAGGGCCCGTTCCCCGGCCTCGCTCAGATCCCCGGCACGGTAGGTGACCCGGCCAGCGGTCGGCCGATCGAGCCCGCCCAGGATGTTCAGGAGGGTCGATTTGCCGCTTCCCGACGGTCCGAGCAGGACCGTGAACTCGCCTTCGTGAAGCTCCAGGTCGACGCCGCGTAGCGCATAGACCTCGACCTCGCCCATCACGTAGACCTTGGTCACGCCGCGCATGGCGAACACCGGCGGCAGCTCCGTCGATTCGGCGGTTGCCGCGGGGGCGGCGGCGTCCATCGCGCGCCTAGCCTCCGGTGCCGGCCCCTTCCGGGCCCTCGACGCCGGCAACGAGGGCGTCTAAATCGGGAGGCGCCGCCGCAAGCTCGACGATCATCTCGGTGAACTCGCCCGGCACCGTATCGACCCGGATCATGCCGCCGTGCTCGCGCACGATGTCGGCCGAGAGC
Protein-coding regions in this window:
- a CDS encoding LLM class flavin-dependent oxidoreductase: MEFVILAIPYMRRLGEQVGRAGSDPNRFQALMANLRTQMTFAESVGYTGFCMTEQHLQVEGIETTTNPLFWDYFVAQHTERMRVGQLGMNLTAVNPIQLAENLAMLDHFTGGRMFAGFTRGNTPRWTGTFGQHIGVTATHSDKSEVDQRNRRAFEENWRLVKALWTQEVVSISGEFWQAPPAMDWAFAPTSEWSPGSVTSDGTLKEIGIVPRPLQNPHPPVYAPFSYSMGTAKFWAREGGKMMGMFNESKEEFIPLTLDVCLEEALQHGRIIGPNDMLALGGHLIMGRDPAETKKLYEGFEWLFNFAYNAPPYHVPMGRMWMGSRQQVLDHVGRLNETFGIDEFFLWHHVGWFEQDEELAMLHEFAEGVIGPLSS
- a CDS encoding ABC transporter permease codes for the protein MRALDRKLLRDLWNVRSQVLAIALVVSSGIALLVMAQGVFGSLLTTRDAYYTRYAFADVFAGAKRVPNWVEERIAAIPGVKQVQTRVVVSVSLDVAGVSDPINGRLISLPDRGRPALNDVALRRGRFLDPDRAEEALVGERFAEAHGLDLGDRLFAVINGRRQPLEIVGVALSPEYVYGIGPGELVPDPEHFGFLWMSRRHLATAFEMEGGFNDVALTLADRSPSLERAAIVELDAILDPYGGLGAISRADQTSNWYLQNELSQLENMGLLIPLIFLAVATFLLNVVLRRTVAVQREQIAALKALGYSNLRLGVHYVQWAVVVVALGALLGIVAGLFLARGMLGIYMEYFRFPLLIYNVSASSILIAVGVSLAAAAVGALGAVRSVVSLPPAEAMRPAAPETFRVSLFERLGARRWLSQPARMVLRNLSRRPVRAGLSIVGIAFAGAIMVVGWSMIDSMDELLEVQFNIVQRQDLSVSFFEPVERRAVHELAALSGVLQVEPTNGVAARLRNGHLQKQTAIQALAPDARLRRVVDLDYRAIRLDRPGLVLSTLLAEQLRVEPGDTLVVEIMEDSRPVREVVLTDTVDDLLGVTAYMEQESLRRLVRRDDTITGAMLKIDTLAEERLYGLLKAMPAVAGATLRSAALQSIRTYMLDNMAMMMNVNLLFAVIIAFGVIYNTARISLSETSRELASLRVIGFTRGEISSILLGELGILTLASIPLGLLLGFAMITGVMSVFESELFRLPVVVEPSTFLVSAATVLGSMAISAWTVRRKLHDLDLVAVLKTRE
- a CDS encoding Rieske 2Fe-2S domain-containing protein, producing MTQPFDNPRQLLPPEAYFDAEWLDREVDGLFDRSWVWAATEEDLKEPGDFRACRVMNHSLFVLRDEAGELQAFHNVCRHRGCEILEGSGNLGGTIRCPYHRWTYETNGALHGVPNEEECFGAVPRESFSLHRAAVGAHRGMVYVNPDPDPPEPFDQWIAGLDEHAWPHDLGDGTLSYAGDVRYEMHCNWKVFYENAIDGYHLGYLHNKTLGAAYPDRNIWHPVGRHTVWYSIEREGDPQSTTVLSAEMADAAGATRLPGHEESFYPGVVMLFPLTILSPSPWGFHVSLLEPKTPDLTTMWTQSWTTYGSASRDEAGEAPTLISLANQEGHPMESGNFQLEDMWICEMIQRNLRSPKFKVGRLAAGFGAESPIMHFQQSVLDYLNGDSGGSGA
- a CDS encoding HlyD family efflux transporter periplasmic adaptor subunit, translated to MKTRRWVLWGVGLVVVVAAVVLGTRPQPVPAEVAEVTRGPLEVTVDDEGETRVRDRFVISAPLAGRVLRIELEPGDAVLAGETVLAVFLPSAPVLLDARSRAEAEAVVQTATAALGQAEAHYERAAAELVYSRSEAGRYLRLSQEGIVSVETMESAQLDLDTRQEALEAAEYAVRTARSELQAARVRLLQFSAESADDLNGATIRIVSPVSGVVLRRVRESESIVPAGEALLEVGDPAQIEVVTDYLSKDAVRMRSGQRVLIDRWGGDRPLLGRLRRVEPSGFTKISALGVEEQRVNVVIDIVDPPGDWAGLGDGFRVETRVVVWESDDEVKAPTGALFRRDENWAVFAVEGGRAALREIEVGERNAQEAQVLGGLEPGEQVVVYPSDSLNDGSPVAAEL
- a CDS encoding ABC transporter ATP-binding protein encodes the protein MRGVTKVYVMGEVEVYALRGVDLELHEGEFTVLLGPSGSGKSTLLNILGGLDRPTAGRVTYRAGDLSEAGERALTRYRRRHVGFVFQFYNLIPSLTARENVALVTEIAGDPIAPEEALALVGLKYRLDHFPSQMSGGEQQRVAIARAIAKRPDVLLCDEPTGALDISTGIAVLGALERVNSELGTTTAVITHNAAISAMADRVISLADGLITSDVRNATKQPAATIEW